Proteins from one bacterium genomic window:
- a CDS encoding cytochrome c biogenesis protein ResB, producing the protein MLPKFLQPLAALSITIVLLVLIALAMTFGTMYESIVGTPLAQADVYRSIWFDVLLGLLAINLTACTLNRYPYYPHQAGWIMTHIGILVILAGAVISRNWGVEGQLMLAEG; encoded by the coding sequence TTGTTACCTAAGTTTTTGCAACCACTCGCCGCGCTCAGTATAACGATTGTGTTGCTCGTACTCATTGCGCTCGCAATGACATTTGGTACAATGTACGAATCGATTGTTGGTACACCGCTTGCACAAGCGGATGTCTATCGCAGTATTTGGTTCGATGTTTTACTTGGATTACTCGCAATAAATTTGACCGCCTGCACTCTCAATCGTTATCCATATTACCCGCACCAAGCCGGATGGATAATGACCCATATCGGGATACTTGTTATACTTGCCGGGGCTGTTATCAGTCGAAATTGGGGTGTAGAAGGTCAACTTATGCTCGCGGAGGGGTAA